A portion of the Lolium rigidum isolate FL_2022 chromosome 1, APGP_CSIRO_Lrig_0.1, whole genome shotgun sequence genome contains these proteins:
- the LOC124684643 gene encoding uncharacterized protein LOC124684643 — MPTSFATMESPAFAPTFPGGSSAGGGGGSSGAAMVRKRTPGRWKRIPRVLTPDMQARLVLGGMDFEKRSRWFLDKADELEAMDPNGCDSEEAKIGFLAFQAEVAASYRRIARTRPQDIVLRPIQLSDTKEEMLTAEEMEARFAERKGSPHLAQLEHFAKLALAHYNAKKAEHNKYDLAQALTSNCFSEACGTTYAHVNFTATPQNNQSDQPMKRLFFAELMLIPELQLCEDAEPMRVLQVSTIDDAPCFGGCHEIRRKIDHKMRGVMDYERCHACHNILKHPKGDSFIGGHDSTKTPYYSAT, encoded by the exons ATGCCGACATCGTTTGCGACGATGGAATCCCCCGCCTTTGCTCCTACTTTCCCAGGAGGATCctcggccggcggtggcggcggctccaGTGGGGCGGCGATGGTGAGGAAGAGGACGCCGGGGAGATGGAAGAGGATCCCGCGCGTCCTGACACCGGACATGCAGGCCAGACTTGTGCTGGGGGGCATGGATTTCGAGAAGAGGAGCCGGTGGTTCCTGGACAAGGCCGACGAGCTTGAGGCGATGGACCCCAACGGGTGCGACTCGGAGGAAGCCAAGATCGGCTTCCTGGCCTTCCAAGCCGAGGTAGCAGCCTCCTACCGCAGAATCGCCAGAACCAGGCCGCAGGATATCGTCCTCCGCCCCATCCAGCTAAGCGACACCAA GGAAGAGATGCTGACTGCTGAGGAGATGGAAGCACGTTTTGCTGAGCGCAAGGGCTCTCCTCATCTAGCACAACTAGAACACTTCGCTAAACTTGCCTTGGCGCATTACAATGCCAAAAAGGCAGAG CACAACAAGTATGATCTAGCTCAAGCCTTGACGTCCAACTGCTTCTCCGAGGCTTGTGGGACGACATATGCTCATGTCAACTTCACAGCCACTCCCCAGAACAATCAGAGTGATCAACCGATGAAGAGACTCTTCTTCGCCGAGCTTATGCTAATTCCAGAACTCCAGTTATGTGAGGATGCCGAGCCTATGCGTGTGCTGCAAGTCTCCACTATTGATGATGCTCCTTGTTTTG GTGGGTGCCACGAGATACGTCGGAAGATAGATCACAAGATGAGggggg taatggatTATGAGCGCTGCCATGCATGTCACAACATTCTCAAGCATCCAAAAGGAGACAGTTTCATCGGAGGACATGATAGCACCAAGACGCCTTACTACTCTGCAACTTAA
- the LOC124684644 gene encoding uncharacterized protein LOC124684644, which produces MAAKSVGEEFVDHRLLSRLHHFPDSKDLPIPLNMVAYSADDPPCQTTQCTNVAVQQYNAHQVDDKKKINNAVGVDSNIFILNPRDPISYWHLYFKGTVGRKRLRYFAELSGERGPEILRICEVVDKTRASVVNCDHCFGGIWHPLGGFIGSKHVVCM; this is translated from the exons ATGGCTGCCAAGAG TGTTGGCGAGGAGTTCGTTGATCACCGTTTGCTAAGTCGACTTCACCATTTTCCCGATTCAAAAGATTTACCaatacctctcaatatggtagctTACAGTGCAGACGATCCTCCTTGTCAGACGACACAGTGCACAAACGTGGCGGTCCAGCAATACAACGCCCACCAG GTGGATGATAAGAAGAAGATAAATAATGCAGTTGGAGTTGACAGCAACATATTCATCTTGAACCCGAGGGACCCAATCAGCTACTGGCACTTGTACTTCAAGGGAACTGTTGGACGGAAACGGTTGAGGTACTTTGCTGAGCTGAGTGGCGAAAGAGGACCCGAGATTCTAAGGATATGTGAGGTGGTGGATAAAACAAGAG CTTCCGTTGTGAATTGCGACCACTGCTTCGGAGGGATTTGGCACCCTCTAGGAGGATTCATTGGGTCGAAGCATGTTGTATGCATGTAG